A genomic window from Agreia sp. COWG includes:
- a CDS encoding FAD-binding oxidoreductase: MTELPDTIRELAAELVGILGERGVSTELRAREKASADGSYLSPIITEQLPLGLADIVAFPTTAQQIAETVAAAVRHGVGITPRGKGTGNYGQAIPLENGLVLDLSKARGVVDVGDGHLTALAGTPIVTIEQAAHEAGQQILMYPSTAQSSIGGFLSGGSGGTGSIAHGSNHQGFVLALDVVHAVPDATLVHVEGDDAQPYVHTYGTAGIIAQATIALEPLQEWRGLFASFDDFGTAISVLREIGRLEPTPRLVSADLPVLANALPADPGIPKDRSSLRAIIDVAAVAAASELIEQAGGRVEDVRDGAQTAMKLSMISYNHPIEWLQKSDPGKYFHIEVAGDALVDRIDEVHAVYPGGMLHIEAQKDRPIGMLAGIYSSAQEVYEGFAKLAAIGVGVHNPHVWFVDHEVERTLALSESTDPAGLLNPGKLQGKRPAAVSA, encoded by the coding sequence GTGACCGAACTGCCCGACACCATCCGCGAGCTGGCCGCCGAACTCGTCGGCATCCTGGGCGAACGCGGCGTGAGCACCGAGCTGCGCGCGCGGGAGAAGGCGTCGGCCGACGGCTCCTACCTCTCGCCGATCATCACCGAACAGCTGCCGCTGGGCCTGGCCGACATCGTGGCCTTTCCCACGACCGCGCAGCAGATCGCCGAGACCGTGGCAGCGGCCGTGCGCCACGGCGTGGGCATCACGCCCAGGGGCAAAGGCACGGGCAACTACGGGCAGGCGATTCCCCTCGAGAACGGGCTCGTGCTCGATCTCTCGAAGGCGCGCGGGGTCGTCGACGTCGGCGACGGTCACCTCACGGCCCTGGCCGGAACCCCGATCGTGACCATCGAGCAGGCCGCCCACGAGGCCGGCCAGCAGATTCTCATGTATCCGTCGACGGCCCAGTCCTCGATCGGCGGGTTCCTCTCCGGCGGCTCCGGTGGCACCGGCTCCATCGCCCACGGGTCCAATCACCAGGGCTTCGTACTCGCCCTCGACGTGGTGCACGCCGTTCCCGACGCCACGCTCGTGCATGTGGAGGGCGACGATGCGCAGCCGTACGTGCACACCTACGGCACGGCCGGCATCATCGCCCAGGCGACGATCGCCCTCGAGCCCCTGCAGGAATGGCGCGGCCTGTTCGCGAGCTTCGACGACTTCGGCACGGCGATCTCCGTGCTGCGAGAGATCGGACGCCTCGAACCGACGCCACGCCTCGTCTCCGCTGATCTGCCCGTGCTGGCGAATGCCCTCCCGGCCGATCCGGGCATCCCCAAGGATCGGTCGAGCCTACGGGCCATCATCGACGTCGCCGCCGTCGCCGCAGCCTCCGAGCTCATCGAGCAGGCCGGCGGACGCGTCGAAGACGTGCGCGACGGGGCCCAGACGGCGATGAAGCTCAGCATGATCTCGTACAACCACCCCATCGAATGGCTGCAGAAGAGCGACCCGGGCAAGTACTTCCACATCGAGGTCGCCGGCGACGCGCTGGTCGATCGCATCGACGAGGTGCACGCGGTGTACCCCGGCGGCATGCTGCACATCGAGGCGCAGAAAGACCGTCCCATCGGCATGCTCGCGGGTATCTACTCCAGCGCCCAGGAGGTCTACGAGGGCTTTGCCAAGCTCGCCGCGATCGGGGTCGGTGTGCACAACCCGCACGTGTGGTTCGTCGATCATGAGGTGGAACGCACGCTCGCCCTGTCGGAGAGCACCGATCCCGCGGGCCTGTTGAACCCCGGCAAGCTGCAGGGCAAGCGGCCGGCTGCGGTCAGCGCGTGA
- a CDS encoding ABC transporter substrate-binding protein translates to MRVTRSRSLLAAGLLASTALVLTGCSAGSTDSASNAASDLTIGSVDLKAAGCPATVTIQTDWNPEAEHGHLYSMFGKDAVVDASNKSVSGPLYSKGEYTGVNLEVRAGGPAIGFQTVSSQMYTDSDITLGYANTDESLRLSNDMPTTAVFAPLEINPQMIMWDPATYPDVKTIADLTKAGAIIKYFGGAAYMDYLIGAGIVPEAQADGGYDGTPANFVSQGGKDAQQGFASAEPYVYENEVESWDKPVKFQLIHDAGYQIYASAVSVRTSQLKELTPCLTALVPVLQQAEVDYFADPAPTNAMILDLVTQYDTGWVYSQGVADYSVKTMRDLGLASNGDNDYIGDFDEARVQKIIDTDTPIFTKLGTPPKDGITASDLFTNEFLDKTIGLK, encoded by the coding sequence ATGCGCGTCACACGTTCCCGATCCCTTCTCGCCGCCGGGCTCCTCGCCTCGACCGCCCTCGTGCTGACGGGCTGCTCCGCGGGCAGCACCGACTCCGCATCGAACGCGGCGAGCGATCTCACGATCGGCTCCGTCGACCTCAAAGCGGCCGGATGCCCCGCCACGGTCACCATCCAGACCGACTGGAACCCGGAGGCCGAGCACGGCCACCTGTATTCCATGTTCGGCAAGGACGCCGTGGTCGACGCGAGCAACAAGAGCGTCTCGGGCCCCCTGTACTCGAAGGGCGAGTACACCGGCGTGAACCTCGAGGTGCGGGCCGGAGGGCCGGCGATCGGGTTCCAGACCGTGAGCTCGCAGATGTACACCGACTCCGACATCACCCTCGGCTATGCCAACACCGACGAGTCCCTCCGCCTGTCGAACGACATGCCCACCACGGCCGTGTTCGCTCCCCTCGAGATCAACCCGCAGATGATCATGTGGGATCCGGCCACGTACCCCGACGTCAAGACCATCGCCGACCTCACCAAGGCCGGGGCCATCATCAAGTACTTCGGTGGCGCCGCGTACATGGACTACCTGATCGGTGCGGGCATCGTGCCCGAGGCCCAGGCAGACGGCGGCTACGACGGCACGCCGGCCAACTTCGTCTCGCAGGGCGGCAAGGATGCCCAGCAGGGCTTCGCCAGCGCCGAGCCGTACGTCTACGAGAACGAGGTGGAGTCCTGGGACAAGCCGGTCAAGTTCCAGCTGATCCACGATGCCGGCTACCAGATCTACGCATCCGCCGTCTCGGTTCGCACGAGCCAGCTCAAGGAGCTCACGCCGTGCCTCACCGCCCTGGTGCCCGTTCTGCAGCAGGCCGAAGTCGACTACTTCGCCGACCCCGCCCCCACCAACGCGATGATCCTCGATCTCGTCACCCAGTACGACACCGGCTGGGTGTACTCGCAGGGCGTCGCCGACTATTCGGTCAAGACCATGCGCGACCTCGGCCTGGCCTCGAACGGTGACAACGACTACATCGGCGACTTCGACGAGGCCCGCGTGCAGAAGATCATCGACACCGACACCCCGATCTTCACGAAGCTCGGCACTCCCCCGAAGGACGGCATCACCGCCTCCGATCTCTTCACCAACGAGTTCCTCGACAAGACGATCGGCCTGAAGTAA
- a CDS encoding ABC transporter permease: MTTTAPPTGPVTTSNPKIRTISRASEMPKRRGSRFPSWVPPVLVFIVIIALWYFVSYVLIDPKQSFLVPPPHKIFTDAFFDPKTLGDILDALAKSAGVALTGLAIAIVVGLVWAIAMSQARWIERSLFPYAVILQCIPILALVPLIGFWFGFDFPARVIVCVMIALFPIVANTLFGLQSVDKGQRELFQLQKANRWTVLTKLELPAALPAIFAGMRISAGASVVGAIVGDFFFRRGEPGLGALISNYQSRVQGPELFAAIITAAVFGVVVFLIFGWLGKLAVGKWYDYSK; the protein is encoded by the coding sequence ATGACCACGACCGCTCCCCCGACAGGCCCCGTGACCACGTCGAACCCGAAGATCCGCACGATCAGTCGCGCGTCGGAGATGCCGAAACGCCGCGGCAGCAGGTTCCCGTCGTGGGTGCCGCCCGTGCTCGTCTTCATCGTGATCATCGCGCTGTGGTACTTCGTGAGCTACGTGCTCATCGATCCGAAGCAGTCGTTCCTCGTGCCGCCGCCGCACAAGATCTTCACCGACGCGTTCTTCGATCCGAAGACGCTGGGCGACATTCTGGACGCCCTCGCGAAGTCGGCGGGCGTCGCCCTGACGGGCCTCGCGATCGCGATCGTGGTCGGCCTCGTCTGGGCCATCGCCATGAGCCAGGCCCGCTGGATCGAGCGCTCCCTCTTTCCGTACGCCGTCATCCTGCAGTGCATCCCTATTCTCGCCCTCGTGCCGCTGATCGGCTTCTGGTTCGGCTTCGACTTTCCCGCCCGCGTGATCGTCTGCGTCATGATCGCCCTGTTCCCGATCGTCGCCAACACGCTGTTCGGTCTGCAGTCGGTCGACAAGGGCCAGCGCGAGCTGTTCCAGCTGCAGAAGGCCAACCGCTGGACGGTGCTCACGAAGCTGGAACTACCGGCCGCGCTGCCCGCCATCTTCGCCGGCATGCGCATCTCCGCCGGGGCCTCGGTCGTCGGCGCGATCGTCGGAGACTTCTTCTTCCGACGCGGCGAGCCCGGACTCGGCGCCCTGATCAGCAACTACCAGTCCCGAGTGCAGGGTCCGGAGCTCTTCGCCGCGATCATCACCGCGGCGGTCTTCGGCGTCGTGGTCTTCCTGATCTTCGGCTGGCTCGGCAAGCTCGCCGTCGGCAAGTGGTACGACTACAGCAAGTAA
- a CDS encoding ABC transporter ATP-binding protein: MTLTTESPVPTKTTELLHFTDVAMTFPNGTTALSGVDLTVKRGEFVTVVGPSGCGKSTLLRIASGLTPATAGETTVSTKRIGYVFQDATLLPWRTVQSNVELLAELNRVPKKARVAKAAEAIDLVGLSGFEKHLPKTLSGGMRMRASLARSLTLDPELFLFDEPFGALDEITRERLNDELIKLFTQQQFAGLFITHSVSEAVYLSTKVVVMSGRPGKIVETFDVPFAYPRDPEIRFTPEFAELAGEVSHALRLGHS; the protein is encoded by the coding sequence ATGACCCTGACAACGGAATCCCCCGTACCCACGAAGACAACCGAGCTTCTCCATTTCACAGACGTCGCCATGACGTTCCCCAACGGCACGACGGCGCTCTCCGGCGTCGACCTCACCGTCAAACGCGGCGAGTTCGTCACGGTGGTGGGGCCATCCGGCTGCGGAAAATCGACGCTGCTCCGCATCGCCAGCGGCCTGACGCCGGCGACCGCGGGCGAGACCACCGTGTCGACGAAGCGCATCGGCTACGTGTTCCAAGACGCCACCCTGCTTCCGTGGAGGACCGTGCAGTCGAACGTCGAGCTGCTCGCCGAGCTGAACCGTGTGCCCAAGAAGGCCAGGGTCGCGAAAGCCGCAGAGGCCATCGACCTGGTCGGCCTCTCTGGCTTCGAGAAGCACCTGCCCAAGACGCTGTCGGGCGGCATGCGCATGCGGGCCTCGCTCGCCCGATCGCTCACGCTCGACCCCGAGCTGTTTCTGTTCGACGAGCCGTTCGGTGCTCTCGACGAGATCACCCGCGAGCGCCTCAACGACGAGCTCATCAAGCTGTTCACGCAGCAGCAGTTCGCCGGGCTGTTCATCACCCACTCGGTCTCGGAGGCCGTCTACCTGTCGACGAAGGTCGTCGTCATGTCGGGCAGGCCGGGCAAGATCGTCGAGACGTTCGACGTTCCCTTCGCCTACCCCCGTGATCCCGAGATCCGCTTCACCCCCGAGTTCGCCGAGCTCGCCGGCGAGGTTTCGCACGCGCTCCGATTGGGACACTCATGA
- a CDS encoding amidohydrolase family protein, whose amino-acid sequence MSTLPRKISLLRSATLDDGSLVDVELAGDVVSAVRPAGTPSSSPASETIDLSGFILLAAPAEPHAHLDKALSWDEIEPPMGDLGLAIDSWHAYSATMTVQSMAERARRAALLLLRNGTTAVRCHVDILAGDEPLRGVQALVQVRNELREVMHIELAALAGPNVPSADVEAALALGVDLVGGAPHLADDQSADLQRLLAIAVRHGVGVDIHTDESLVGDYTLAELARSVRDWPLSRPVTAGHCVRLGTLDGAELDGIIDEVLASNIGIVTLPITNLYLQGWQHPVSTPRGLTAVRRLLDAGVRLGAGADNVRDPFNPVGRSDALETASLLVTAGHLTLVEAYTAVSDGARSVMGLDPAGVFVGAKAELLAIRGDNLADVVANAPADRYVIHAGRLVSYSEVTHHTIMPERSSAPVELLLEKR is encoded by the coding sequence GTGAGCACACTGCCGAGAAAGATCTCGTTGCTGAGATCGGCGACCCTCGACGACGGGTCCCTGGTCGATGTGGAGCTCGCGGGCGACGTGGTCAGTGCCGTTCGCCCCGCCGGAACCCCCTCCTCTTCGCCCGCGTCGGAGACCATCGACCTGTCGGGCTTCATTCTTCTCGCAGCGCCCGCCGAGCCGCACGCCCACCTCGACAAGGCCCTCTCGTGGGACGAGATCGAGCCGCCGATGGGCGACCTGGGGCTGGCGATCGACTCGTGGCACGCGTACTCCGCCACCATGACCGTGCAGTCCATGGCCGAGCGCGCGAGGCGGGCCGCCCTGCTGCTGCTTCGCAACGGCACGACCGCCGTGCGATGCCACGTCGACATTCTGGCGGGCGACGAACCGCTGCGCGGGGTGCAGGCGCTGGTGCAGGTTCGCAACGAGTTGCGCGAGGTGATGCACATCGAGCTTGCCGCCCTTGCGGGTCCGAACGTTCCATCGGCAGACGTCGAGGCCGCCCTCGCACTCGGGGTCGACCTCGTGGGAGGCGCGCCGCACCTCGCCGACGACCAGAGCGCCGATCTTCAGCGGCTGCTCGCCATCGCCGTGCGCCACGGCGTCGGCGTCGACATCCACACCGATGAGAGCCTCGTCGGCGACTACACGCTGGCCGAGCTCGCCCGCTCGGTGCGCGACTGGCCGCTCTCGAGGCCCGTCACCGCGGGGCACTGCGTGCGGCTCGGCACACTCGACGGCGCAGAGCTCGACGGCATCATCGACGAGGTGCTCGCGAGCAACATCGGCATCGTCACCCTGCCCATCACCAATCTCTATCTGCAGGGCTGGCAGCATCCGGTGTCGACGCCGCGCGGGCTCACAGCCGTGCGACGGCTCTTGGATGCCGGGGTGCGCCTGGGTGCGGGCGCCGACAACGTGCGCGACCCGTTCAACCCCGTGGGGCGAAGCGACGCGCTCGAGACGGCATCCCTGCTCGTGACCGCCGGGCACCTCACGCTCGTGGAGGCCTACACCGCCGTGAGCGACGGCGCCCGCTCGGTCATGGGCCTCGATCCCGCCGGCGTCTTCGTCGGCGCGAAGGCAGAATTGCTCGCCATCCGGGGCGACAACCTCGCGGATGTGGTGGCCAACGCCCCCGCCGACCGGTACGTGATCCACGCCGGACGCCTCGTGTCCTACAGCGAGGTCACGCACCACACGATCATGCCGGAGCGCAGCAGCGCCCCGGTCGAACTCCTTCTCGAAAAGAGGTGA
- a CDS encoding PDR/VanB family oxidoreductase — MTLHLNETTAVVSRVLDVADGVRSIELVSIDGSELPEWSPGAHLDVVVADGIERQYSLCGDPADRGSWRIAVLREDGGRGASVLLHSDELLGTTMRLRGPLNHFGFEPAASYLFIAGGIGITPLIAMIRTADAAGADWTLAYAGRSRRTMAFLDELEAAYGERILVFAGDEGQRLNVAALTAAMPAGSLVYCCGPTALLADAEAAAVDLPHGSLHLERFEAKETGAPVLDDSFEVELSLTGVTVTVPPDRSILDVVEDAGVLVLSSCREGTCGTCETPVVSGEVDHRDSVLTPDEQADNEVMMICVSRAACPRLVLEL; from the coding sequence ATGACATTGCACCTGAACGAGACCACCGCCGTCGTGAGCCGAGTGCTCGATGTGGCAGACGGCGTGAGGTCGATCGAGCTCGTGAGCATCGATGGCTCGGAGCTGCCGGAGTGGTCGCCGGGAGCGCACCTCGACGTGGTCGTGGCCGACGGCATCGAGCGCCAGTACTCGCTGTGCGGAGACCCCGCTGATCGCGGCTCCTGGCGCATCGCCGTGCTGCGAGAAGACGGCGGAAGGGGGGCATCCGTTCTACTTCATTCAGACGAGCTTCTCGGTACCACGATGCGCCTGCGCGGCCCGCTGAACCACTTCGGTTTCGAGCCGGCCGCGTCGTATCTCTTCATTGCCGGGGGCATCGGCATCACGCCCCTGATCGCGATGATCCGCACCGCGGACGCCGCGGGGGCGGACTGGACTCTGGCGTATGCCGGGCGCAGCCGTCGCACCATGGCGTTCCTCGACGAGCTCGAAGCCGCGTATGGCGAGCGCATCCTCGTCTTCGCCGGCGACGAGGGCCAGCGCCTGAACGTCGCAGCCCTGACAGCGGCGATGCCTGCGGGTTCCCTGGTCTACTGCTGCGGCCCGACGGCCCTGCTGGCCGACGCCGAGGCAGCGGCCGTCGACCTGCCTCACGGCAGCCTTCATCTGGAGCGTTTCGAGGCGAAGGAGACCGGAGCGCCCGTGCTCGACGACTCCTTCGAGGTCGAGCTCTCGCTCACGGGGGTGACGGTCACGGTGCCGCCCGACCGCTCCATCCTCGACGTGGTGGAGGATGCCGGCGTGCTCGTGTTGTCGTCGTGCAGGGAGGGCACGTGCGGAACGTGCGAGACCCCCGTCGTCTCGGGCGAGGTCGATCACCGAGACTCCGTGCTGACACCAGACGAGCAGGCCGACAACGAGGTCATGATGATCTGCGTCTCCCGCGCCGCGTGTCCACGACTCGTGCTGGAGCTCTAG
- a CDS encoding FadR/GntR family transcriptional regulator: protein MAGTFSESSVKRPGTLSAGIASHLEQRILDGELQPGERMPPERELAKSLGVSRASLREAMHELEAKKLIERRQGRGTTVSAPSADGVALRDELSQLQVELRNAAEVRDVVEPTVAYLAARRRAASNILRLEETLSKSNEFLDVDESLRLDVEFHLALAHAAQNPLLTTLVTMTSEWTMHTRRHSHATRAGRRSSIAGHRAVLDALLAGDPDAARRAMEEHLADVKRLVEDEARP from the coding sequence ATGGCGGGGACCTTCTCGGAATCGTCGGTGAAGCGGCCGGGCACGCTGAGCGCGGGAATCGCTTCGCACCTCGAACAGCGCATCCTCGATGGCGAGCTGCAGCCGGGGGAACGCATGCCCCCGGAGCGCGAACTCGCCAAGAGCCTGGGCGTCTCGCGGGCGTCGCTGCGCGAGGCGATGCACGAGCTCGAGGCGAAGAAGCTGATCGAGCGGCGGCAGGGTCGGGGTACCACCGTGTCGGCACCGTCGGCAGACGGCGTGGCCTTGCGCGACGAGCTGTCGCAGCTTCAGGTGGAGCTGCGCAACGCCGCCGAAGTGCGCGACGTCGTGGAGCCGACCGTGGCGTATCTCGCGGCGAGGCGCCGAGCCGCGTCGAACATCCTGCGCCTCGAGGAGACCCTCTCGAAGAGCAACGAGTTTCTCGACGTCGACGAGTCACTGAGACTCGACGTGGAGTTTCATCTCGCGCTCGCTCACGCCGCGCAGAATCCCCTGCTCACGACGCTGGTCACCATGACGAGCGAATGGACGATGCACACGCGGCGGCACTCGCACGCGACGCGCGCGGGCCGCCGTTCGTCGATCGCCGGCCATCGCGCCGTGCTCGACGCGCTGCTCGCGGGTGATCCGGATGCGGCCCGCCGCGCCATGGAGGAGCACCTCGCCGATGTCAAGAGGCTCGTCGAGGACGAGGCCCGACCCTAG
- a CDS encoding ABC transporter substrate-binding protein — protein sequence MTSRHTRSALALGIIATTALGLTACSGGATTSGSTASSTQQIGSVDLAAAGCPATISVQTDWNPEAEHGSLYEMLDPSNVTVDTSAKTVTGPLMAGGEYTGVNLQVRAGGPAIGFQTVPSQMYSDDSITLGYVYSDEAVQNSVAQPTVGVFAPLDKTPTMIMWDPATYPDVKTIADLGKTDAFVRYFGGSAYMEYLISSGLLKKSQTDGGYDGTPANFVAAGGKDAQQGYASAEPYIYENEVSSWMKPVKYQLINDAGWEIYPVVVSARSGDMDKLAPCLKALVPVMQKADVDYYADPAKANGLILDLVDKYDTGWVYSQGVADYSVKTQKDLGLVGNGSDTVVGNFDMDRLQKFVDLATPIYKGIGSVPTEGLSAKDIATNEFIDPSIGFPQ from the coding sequence ATGACGTCACGCCACACCAGATCCGCCTTGGCCTTGGGCATCATCGCGACCACCGCCCTCGGGCTGACCGCCTGCAGCGGAGGCGCCACCACCTCGGGCAGCACGGCGTCGAGCACCCAGCAGATCGGCTCCGTCGACCTCGCCGCCGCCGGGTGCCCTGCCACGATCTCGGTGCAGACCGACTGGAACCCCGAGGCGGAGCACGGCAGCCTCTACGAGATGCTCGACCCGTCGAACGTCACCGTCGACACGAGCGCCAAGACCGTGACCGGCCCGCTGATGGCCGGCGGCGAGTACACCGGCGTGAACCTGCAGGTGCGGGCCGGTGGACCGGCCATCGGATTCCAGACCGTCCCCTCGCAGATGTACTCGGACGACTCGATCACCCTGGGCTACGTCTACAGCGACGAGGCCGTGCAGAACTCCGTGGCCCAGCCGACGGTCGGAGTCTTCGCTCCGCTCGACAAGACGCCCACGATGATCATGTGGGACCCGGCCACCTACCCCGACGTCAAGACCATCGCCGACCTCGGCAAGACCGACGCGTTCGTTCGTTATTTCGGCGGCTCCGCCTACATGGAATACCTCATCAGCAGCGGACTTCTGAAGAAGTCGCAGACCGACGGCGGCTATGACGGAACCCCCGCCAACTTCGTTGCGGCCGGAGGCAAGGACGCGCAGCAAGGGTACGCGAGCGCCGAACCCTACATCTACGAGAACGAGGTCTCGTCGTGGATGAAGCCGGTCAAGTACCAGCTCATCAACGACGCCGGATGGGAGATCTATCCCGTGGTGGTCTCTGCCCGCAGCGGCGACATGGACAAGCTCGCCCCCTGCCTGAAGGCCCTCGTGCCCGTCATGCAGAAGGCCGACGTCGACTACTACGCCGACCCCGCGAAGGCCAACGGTCTGATCCTCGACCTGGTCGACAAGTACGACACGGGCTGGGTCTACAGCCAGGGCGTCGCTGACTACTCGGTGAAGACCCAGAAAGACCTGGGCCTCGTCGGCAACGGCTCCGACACCGTGGTGGGCAACTTCGATATGGATCGCCTGCAGAAGTTCGTCGACCTCGCGACGCCCATCTACAAGGGCATCGGATCCGTTCCGACGGAGGGTCTGAGCGCCAAGGACATCGCGACGAACGAGTTCATCGACCCCTCCATCGGGTTCCCGCAGTAA